Proteins co-encoded in one Chrysemys picta bellii isolate R12L10 chromosome 13, ASM1138683v2, whole genome shotgun sequence genomic window:
- the BPIFB4 gene encoding BPI fold-containing family B member 4 encodes MLKGWGIAIFCGLLTPALSQPTPALSQPAPDAVLRVGKGVIGNAVTGSLIQGNALQGAVGDVPLDSGGPDAGGGLLGGLLGGGGGGGGLLGGLLGGGGGGGGLLGGITGGLLGGGGGGGGLLGGLTGGLLGGGGGGGLLGGGGLLGKGGLLGDGGLLGILGEGGLLSTVQGLTGLRIVELTLPKVSLRLLPGIGVRLDLYTRVAINGKSLLGLLDIAVEVNITSKVRLTMDGTGYPKLVIESCDTLLDGIKIRILRGLLPIVDNLLARVLNRLLPELLCPVVDVVLGLVNDELGLVNSLVPLGVLGSIQYTVSSLPLVTGQFLEVDLNTVVGRVAGGLVDYPLGKPEAVPMPPMPQMADTASSQLGLSVNFLGSVIALLQKQGALDLDISDGMFPELPPLTTSTLGALVPAVYQKFPEPQPLVLKVTVTETPRVTLKKNQGWIQLTATTEVLVSQPNDAHQSLCVLNIDAALLAHFSVENNKLKISVSLDKTRLSLASSSIGKFDVSLWESLVGKIFDVAFLPALNSVLGGGIPLPKLMNIDFSNADIDVIEDLLVLSA; translated from the exons ATGCTAAAGGGCTGGGGCATTGCCATCTTCTGTGGTCTGCTGACACCAGCTCTAAGCCAGCCTACACCAGCTCTAAGCCAGCCTGCACCAGACGCTGTGCTCCGGGTTGGTAAAGGCGTGATAGGCAATG CTGTCACAGGCTCGCTGATACAAGGCAATGCCCTCCAAGGCGCAGTCGGAGACGTGCCACTTGACAGTGGAGGTCCAGATGCAGGTGGAGGCCTGCTAGGAGGTctccttggtggtggtggtggtggtggtggcctacTTGGGGGCTTACTTGGTGGAGGTGGCGGTGGAGGAGGGCTGCTTGGCGGGATTACTGGTGGCTTGCTTGgtggagggggtggtggtggtgggctgCTTGGTGGGCTTACAGGTGGCCTGCTTGGTGGAGGTGGTGGCGGAGGTCTCCTTGGCGGTGGTG GATTGCTAGGAAAAGGAGGTCTGCTGGGTGACGGAGGTCTACTTGGTATCCTCGGGGAAGGAGGTTTGCTCAGCACCGTCCAGGGGCTCACAGG GTTGAGAATTGTGGAACTAACACTCCCCAAAGTATCTCTGAGACTCCTACCGGGGATTGGAGTCCGCCTGGACTTGTATACTAGAGTGGCAATCAATGGTAAGAG CCTCCTAGGTTTGCTTGACATTGCAGTGGAAGTGAACATCACGTCGAAAGTCAGACTGACCATGGATGGCACAGGCTACCCCAAGCTGGTGATTGAGAGCTGCGATACCCTTCTCGATGGTATTAAAATCAGAATCCTTAGAGG cCTGCTCCCAATTGTGGATAATTTATTGGCGCGGGTCCTTAACAGATTGCTTCCTGAATTG CTGTGCCCGGTGGTCGATGTTGTCCTCGGCCTTGTCAACGATGAGCTGGGCCTTGTGAACT CCCTGGTGCCCCTGGGTGTACTGGGAAGCATCCAGTATACTGTATCAAGCCTTCCGCTAGTAACTGGCCAGTTTCTGGAAGTCGATTTAAAT ACTGTAGTTGGGCGGGTAGCAGGAGGCCTCGTTGACTATCCACTGGGCAAACCAGAAGCTGTCCCCATGCCACCAATGCCACAGATGGCAGACACCGCCTCCTCCCAGCTTGGGCTCTCTGTAAACTTCCTTGGCTCTGTAATAGCTCTCCTGCAGAAGCAAGGGGCTCTTGATCTAGACATCTCGGATGGAATG TTTCCTGAGCTTCCTCCACTAACAACATCGACCCTTGGAGCCCTGGTTCCCGCG GTTTACCAGAAGTTCCCTGAGCCACAGCCACTGGTGCTGAAAGTTACAGTCACTGAAACTCCCAGGGTGaccttgaaaaaaaatcaaggctgGATACAACTCACTGCTACCACGGAAGTGTTGGTTTCCCAGCCCAATGATGCCCACCAGTCCCTGTGTGTTCTAAATATT GATGCTGCTTTGTTGGCCCACTTCTCTGTTGAAAACAACAAACTGAAGATCAGTGTCAGTCTTGACAA GACTCGCCTCTCCTTGGCTTCCTCCTCCATTGGCAAATTTGAT GTCTCGCTTTGGGAGTCGCTGGTTGGCAAGATTTTTGATGTTGCCTTCCTGCCAGCATTGAACA GTGTGTTAGGAGGAGGCATTCCTCTCCCCAAACTGATGAACATCGACTTTAGTAATGCTGATATTGATGTCATTGAA GATCTTCTTGTGTTATCAGCATGA